A segment of the Juglans regia cultivar Chandler chromosome 15, Walnut 2.0, whole genome shotgun sequence genome:
TATGAGTCAGTTTAAGATTACATGGAACAAGTCATAATCTGGTAGTGCCATCACATACAGTCAGCTTCTATTCCACTGAAATAAAAGGAATAACCTTCAGCAGCGTGTATTTTCTGAAGAGGTAGGTTTTGATTTGGCCGACTGCCAATTTGAGGAAGTGTACAGAACAAAAGCTTATAATGATTCCATTAGAAAGGTCTTCCACATCTGCATTTGTTCTGCTAATGACTATTTGGTTTCTGCGTATTTTTGCTTAAGCAGATGACAAGAActcaaatatttcttcttctgTTTCCTTGTTgtaagaaatggaaaaaatcGACTTGTATAAGACCACTGGTGGTATATTGCACTGTTCAGTGTTTGTCTAGTTTCTTTTCTTATGATCTCTTAAGTTTCTGTCTGATATAAGGATCAAAATCCTTACATGTTTGAGCTCTACCTAGAAAAGTGGGTGGACATTTTGTGCTTATCAACCCATTGTTTGGCTTTGATCAACCTCACAAACTGATGCAAGGCTTTAGTAATATTACTGCATTGGATTCTAGATCTGAGTTAAAAAGATTCTGATTTATGAATTGAAATTtctggcaattttttttttataacatctGTGAGTTTCAATTCCCTTctattaaaactaaaatacaCCTTCAACTAAGTTTTCAAATTTGCATACGGGCTTAGTCCATCAAAAGCATTTATGATTTTCCTAAGAAGCTACTAATTTAAAAAGATCTCCATAAGCAAGCCATAATCGATAAAAAATGTAGACTTTTCCCCTGGGTACCATTGAGTtatcaagaaacatttctaacATCCATGTTTGCATGACTGTACTTTTGGACTGGTAGAATTCTTATTTTGtaactttttgtttcaaatttttcttactggtatatagttttagaaatttGGATAGAGTAAATGATTGTGCTATACAATGTTATCACCAATATCACAAGTGTTGCATATTTACAGGTTCTATCAGTTTTGAAGTTTGAGAAGGGCAATCAAATGCCTGATGACTACTCCAAATCTTTTACAGAAGCAGTTGCAGTTTTCCAACATGCCCAAATGTGCGTAGTTTGTGAAAGTAAATTACGTACTACTGGAATAGATCATAGGCCATCACCAATTCCTCATTCTTTGTTGCATATATACAAATGCATACTGGCTTATTCCAGTCAGCTAGTGATATATACGATGCCTTTCTTATTACTAATTTGCAGATATGATATTGACACTAAAAAGCTCAAACATCTAAAACCTCTTCCAGAAAAACTTCTACAGTCTCTGAATGGAGAGCTTGAGTTCCTGGGACCgtatcctttttattttatttcatttaattatttttttcttctgaatTCTCGATATACTAAAATGGTACCTATCAAATCCTTTTCAGCAATTCTACCATGACAGACAGTATGACCTACCATCTTATACGTACTAGTACCATTGCCCGTTTTATTTGAGGTTTGAACCTATGAGACTTTGTCCTGTTTAGCATGGTCACATGTCTAAGTGTTCTTGGTACATTCCTTTGTATCTTGGCAACTGCTAATTTTTGAGAACCCTTAAAATGTGAAATTGCAAGGAATAATCCAATCACGGGTATGGTTAAGAGAGTGGGGTTTGTGTTTAAGATTCAGAGTTTTTCATTGACCAATTATAAATGGAATCAGAGAAATGCCTACATCAATTGCTAGTGCAATTGCTGAAGGTTATTTAGACCCTATAAGCATGGAGGCTTTTGATCATTTCCCAAGTTCTGGATGCCATCCAGATTCCCTTGTTATCCAATCCTCTGGTCAACTAGAAAGTCTTGAAGCTGCTGCGGTATCTACACAAGAGAGCTGCATCACAATCTCTTCCTCCCACAAGACCAGCAAAACTGATGTTTCAGGTAAGTTATTTGAACCCATCTAATGCATATCAAGAAGTTTCCCATATAAGATATTTAATTTTGGCTAGCAGAATTTGGTTTACCAAGTAAAGGAAGCAAACACAATGAGTCTTCTTTTTTGGCCCTCTTTGCTAATTCTGAAGTCTTCCATACAAACACAACAAATGCATACATCAATCTAAGCTTGTAAGTCATgaattgatatatgaataaataaactAATCATATCCAATCACGTACATGTATGTGGTATATATGGGTGGATACACAGAGAAACAGACGTCAGTTTCAAATTCAAGTAAATATCTGAAGGAAGCTGCAGCACTAGAGAAACTACTTTTGCCATCAGAAATTCATGGAACGGTAGAAATTCCAACGGTTCAGAACAGAAATTCCCTGAAGGCTCCTGACAACAACCCGTTCAAGAAGAGGAAATGGGATGAAATCCAGTTGGATCCAATAGAGAGCATTACTGAGCAAGTTTCATTTGCGACTGATGAAAGTTTGGGCATCTTGTGTGTCACTCCAGACAACACTCCATTAAAGGTTCTTGACAAGTCTCCTAGAAAAAGAAGGCTCAGTGACATTCAGTCAGATCAGACAGCTGGTCATGTTTCTGGTATAACTGACTTAGGATACTCAGAAACCATGTGCATAAATTTGGAATCCCAGGAGAGTGTAAATTCTAAGCCTAAAAGGGTCGCAAATggaagaaggagagagaaaattgagaaGTCAAAAAGGGGCAGCAGCAAgagttcagaaaataaaaagagcaacAGTATCTTGAATTTCTTCTCTCGTGTATAGTATACAAATGAATttcatttgtatttaatttttttgaccGGATAATTTAGGCATTCTTTGAGCCATCTGTTCATTTCAAAGGTGAAGATTGCTGAAAGAGTAGCTCATTTAGGACTTGGTTTATTGTTTCAAAGGTGAACCgttaattcatttcataaaaggTAGTTTGGAACTTTTGTAGCGTGCCATAGGTTCTGCCTTGGTAAAGACAAACCTGGTAAGGAACTAGTCTGTGTCAAACGACTTCTATGAGTAGTTGAGGTGACATAGGCAGAACCATTTTCTTAAAACCAGAATTTCTGACCAAGGATTTTCTGACTTGTTTGAATTCATAGggtgttttatttcattttatcttattattataattttttaaaatttttatacaaaagataataaataattcaactttttcaaattttaatttaattttttcaaattttaaaataataataatattaaaaaataatattttaataatattttatttaacttttaattttttcacattaAGTATTATGAAACTTGATTGATTATCTGGTGGTGTTTTGATTACTACTTATTTGCTATTCAAGAATTAGGTAGCTGGGAGGAATCTCCCTGAAAACTTGTCAGGGAATCGAAGCAACTATTTCCACCAAAGACCAGGGAGATTCCTCCCGTGTCAGATGAACATAAATtatctttagaaattatttaccCCTAGGGGTTTGAACCTTAAAACCAAAGACCAAACCTATTACCACTCAAACCATTTCCCTATGGGTTCTTGTGCAATTTTACAGTTTATTGACTTTGTTGAGTCATATGAAAGGGAAGAAGCTAAGCAGTAAGTTGGGATGTTATTTACTCCACCATGCTAATAGAAAGTTTTATGTCATAAACACGCTATTTCAAATTGACAAGAAT
Coding sequences within it:
- the LOC108997727 gene encoding exonuclease 1 is translated as MGIKDLLRFMKPHIEPIHIKKYAGKRVGIDAYSWLHKGAYSCSMELCLNSDSDRKMRYLEYFMHRINLLRHHKVTPVVVFDGGNIPCKAATEEERHRKRKANRDLAMAKLKQGDASAAYELFQRAVSITPSMAHQVIQVLRSENIEYVVAPYEADAQLAYLCSLEAEKGGIISVITEDSDLIAYGCQAIVFKMDKFGNGEEIVLDKIFGSVALTPSFRNFDMDLFTGMCVLAGCDFLSSIPGIGIGKAYALVSKYRNLDRVLSVLKFEKGNQMPDDYSKSFTEAVAVFQHAQIYDIDTKKLKHLKPLPEKLLQSLNGELEFLGPEMPTSIASAIAEGYLDPISMEAFDHFPSSGCHPDSLVIQSSGQLESLEAAAVSTQESCITISSSHKTSKTDVSEKQTSVSNSSKYLKEAAALEKLLLPSEIHGTVEIPTVQNRNSLKAPDNNPFKKRKWDEIQLDPIESITEQVSFATDESLGILCVTPDNTPLKVLDKSPRKRRLSDIQSDQTAGHVSGITDLGYSETMCINLESQESVNSKPKRVANGRRREKIEKSKRGSSKSSENKKSNSILNFFSRV